Proteins encoded by one window of Companilactobacillus ginsenosidimutans:
- a CDS encoding phage major tail protein, TP901-1 family: MAEQLVKLQGKNAVLFVRLLEDQAKMEAQLVPYQTSLSFDPSVDSDSTATKDGSVSSQSSVETELEVEFVNNNHFIADKIRHALFDGRKVEAWIVNKDRIKTNTDGSTKEVYAWYMRGSVNEDSNDNDADDLSTRDVTFTVDGTPKDGWLSLSDDQQADFDYIFRGLDIAKDDNDTAGGTKYDEEADGANQPKAPATE, translated from the coding sequence ATGGCAGAACAATTAGTTAAATTACAAGGTAAAAATGCAGTATTGTTTGTCCGTCTTTTAGAGGACCAAGCAAAGATGGAGGCTCAACTTGTTCCTTATCAGACATCATTGAGTTTTGACCCAAGTGTTGACTCTGATTCAACAGCTACTAAAGATGGATCAGTTTCCTCTCAATCAAGCGTTGAGACAGAACTTGAAGTTGAGTTCGTAAACAACAACCATTTCATTGCTGATAAAATCAGACACGCATTATTTGACGGTCGCAAGGTTGAGGCATGGATCGTAAACAAAGACCGTATCAAGACAAATACGGACGGTTCAACAAAGGAAGTTTACGCATGGTATATGAGAGGTTCAGTAAACGAAGATAGCAACGACAACGACGCCGATGACCTTTCAACACGTGATGTTACTTTCACAGTTGACGGCACACCAAAAGACGGTTGGCTTTCACTTTCAGACGATCAACAAGCCGACTTTGATTATATTTTCCGTGGTTTGGATATTGCTAAGGACGACAACGACACCGCAGGCGGTACTAAGTACGACGAAGAAGCCGACGGAGCAAACCAACCAAAAGCACCAGCCACAGAATAA
- a CDS encoding tail assembly chaperone has product MNIKVNDKEFELNFGIGFLRELDKVAGVDVQGISMGMALTRTLPALKGWDMLALINALYCATHADNPRPSYDDVANAVGSQTDKQIEKLFTDVLAELKKSPVVRFSVNKLTQN; this is encoded by the coding sequence ATGAACATTAAAGTAAACGACAAAGAATTTGAATTGAATTTCGGTATCGGTTTTTTGAGAGAACTCGACAAGGTTGCAGGTGTTGACGTGCAAGGCATTTCAATGGGAATGGCTCTCACAAGAACATTACCTGCATTGAAAGGTTGGGACATGCTTGCATTGATTAACGCTCTCTATTGTGCAACTCATGCCGATAACCCTCGTCCAAGTTATGACGACGTAGCAAATGCAGTTGGATCACAAACAGACAAGCAAATTGAAAAACTATTCACGGACGTTTTGGCAGAACTAAAAAAATCGCCAGTGGTTCGCTTTTCAGTCAACAAGCTAACACAGAACTAG
- a CDS encoding phage tail protein: MGQSFNVEGVLSLQDKGFSNTLKNAANSLNGFGKNAGSSFDGANRSMDGLSQKADQARSSILNIAAGIGAMQLVGKAVDMVKNSVSGAISRFDTLNQYPKVMEQLGYSAKDVSKSMDTLQNGIKGLPTALDDVVSTTQQFASITGDVDTAAKTTIALNDAFLASGSSAADAARGLQQYTQMLSSGKVDLMSWRTLQETMPSALKKVAEAFGYAGRSATNDLYAALQDGSITVDQLNQKFVELDSGVSGFASQARTASGGIQTSFDNLQNAVTRGMANMLTAIDKGLTSNGFPTMADNINKGQNLIDAGFQKLNGSIPGVISNFKNFGGSLSPLSGLLTAVSTGVMGLMAFSTIAPQLNATVIGLKNLGSAFSFILSPIGLIAAGIALLAVAFYKAYTTSEPFRQAIDNIAKTIHGGFDSAIQGISSGLQAMGVDVSSSTSVFQLFNDLLGTTKGQLILAGTGLVVLAAGIFALTGPIGLIVTAIAGAVGAVVAFLTTTKTGKTIVSTTVGFIQQAWQGLVDFLTTLFSSIGEFFTNVWNSIVTGLTPIISSIQNLWNTLVQFIQMIWTPIAPFFTALWSGIATIFTTVWTTIVTVVQTYMTIMQTIFQTGWQILVVVVQSVWTVISTVVSTALNVIASVIQLVMAVIQGDWGGAWNALVSIVSEVWNMISTVISTVLSAIVSIISSVLSAIASIWSSIWNGIMSVAQAIWDGIIAVIQASITAVLSVISAVLNSIKTFWTNTWNGIKSFAQDVWSGMKEALSNAMNAMRKIVSDVINSIKRLFDKLGDIDLGEAGRAIIKSFEKGLRSAFESVKKFIGGIGSWIKDHKGPIQYDRKLLIPAGNAIMGGLNGGLVHGFKEVKSHVSGMADRISELMQPDIGISNISGAINSANRQLQTGMQASVSGDMTLAAQPAYINLTMGGSSFSTFTDDITSQQDLNIQQRFGRGF, translated from the coding sequence ATGGGTCAAAGTTTTAACGTTGAGGGTGTTCTATCACTACAAGACAAAGGCTTTTCAAACACATTGAAGAATGCTGCAAACTCATTGAATGGGTTCGGCAAGAATGCCGGATCAAGTTTCGACGGTGCAAACCGATCAATGGACGGGTTGAGTCAAAAAGCCGATCAAGCTCGTAGCTCAATTTTGAACATTGCAGCAGGTATCGGAGCAATGCAACTTGTCGGTAAAGCGGTTGATATGGTTAAGAACTCGGTTAGTGGAGCTATTTCCCGTTTCGATACCTTGAACCAATATCCAAAGGTAATGGAGCAATTGGGCTATTCAGCTAAGGACGTAAGCAAGTCAATGGACACTTTGCAAAATGGTATCAAAGGCTTGCCTACCGCTCTTGATGACGTTGTTTCAACCACGCAACAATTCGCCTCTATCACTGGGGACGTTGACACGGCTGCAAAGACAACAATCGCATTGAATGACGCTTTCCTTGCGAGTGGATCAAGTGCAGCGGACGCCGCCCGTGGATTACAGCAGTATACTCAAATGCTATCGTCGGGTAAGGTAGATCTAATGAGCTGGCGTACGCTACAAGAAACCATGCCGTCAGCACTCAAAAAGGTCGCTGAGGCATTCGGTTATGCCGGTAGAAGTGCAACAAATGACTTATATGCCGCCTTACAGGACGGATCAATAACTGTGGATCAATTGAATCAAAAATTTGTTGAACTAGACAGTGGCGTCAGTGGTTTCGCTAGTCAAGCCCGGACCGCTTCGGGAGGTATTCAAACAAGTTTTGATAACCTTCAAAATGCGGTAACTCGTGGTATGGCAAATATGCTTACTGCAATTGATAAAGGATTGACAAGCAACGGATTCCCAACAATGGCGGATAACATTAACAAGGGACAAAATCTTATTGACGCAGGTTTTCAAAAACTAAATGGATCTATTCCGGGTGTAATTAGTAATTTTAAGAATTTTGGGGGTTCACTCTCACCACTTTCAGGTTTATTAACAGCGGTTTCGACTGGTGTCATGGGATTAATGGCATTTAGTACAATTGCTCCCCAACTAAATGCAACTGTTATTGGATTAAAGAACCTAGGTTCAGCATTTAGTTTTATTCTCAGTCCAATTGGATTAATAGCGGCAGGAATTGCGCTTTTAGCGGTTGCTTTTTACAAGGCTTACACAACGTCAGAACCATTTAGACAGGCTATTGATAACATTGCTAAGACCATTCATGGTGGCTTTGACAGTGCAATACAAGGTATATCAAGTGGATTACAAGCAATGGGAGTAGATGTTAGTTCGTCAACTAGTGTATTCCAATTATTTAACGATTTATTAGGGACAACGAAAGGTCAGCTAATTTTAGCTGGAACTGGATTAGTTGTTTTGGCGGCTGGAATATTTGCATTAACTGGACCAATTGGATTAATTGTAACTGCAATAGCGGGTGCCGTTGGTGCCGTAGTTGCATTTTTAACCACAACAAAAACAGGCAAAACAATAGTTTCAACCACAGTTGGGTTTATTCAACAGGCTTGGCAAGGGTTAGTCGACTTTCTTACAACACTGTTTTCCAGCATTGGTGAGTTTTTTACTAATGTTTGGAATTCTATTGTCACAGGACTAACTCCAATAATTAGCTCCATTCAAAACTTGTGGAACACCTTAGTTCAATTCATACAAATGATATGGACACCGATTGCACCATTCTTCACGGCATTATGGTCTGGGATAGCAACAATATTTACCACGGTTTGGACAACAATAGTTACCGTAGTACAGACATACATGACAATAATGCAAACCATTTTCCAAACGGGTTGGCAGATTTTAGTAGTGGTTGTTCAATCCGTTTGGACAGTTATCAGTACGGTTGTTTCAACTGCATTGAATGTAATTGCCAGCGTGATTCAATTGGTTATGGCAGTAATTCAAGGAGATTGGGGTGGAGCATGGAATGCACTCGTTTCTATTGTTTCAGAGGTTTGGAATATGATTTCCACAGTGATCTCTACTGTTTTAAGTGCAATAGTCTCCATCATTTCTTCTGTGTTAAGTGCGATTGCCTCTATTTGGTCGAGTATTTGGAATGGGATAATGTCTGTTGCCCAAGCAATATGGGATGGAATTATAGCTGTTATTCAAGCAAGTATCACTGCAGTACTGTCTGTCATCTCAGCAGTCCTTAATTCAATTAAAACTTTTTGGACAAATACCTGGAACGGCATTAAATCATTTGCTCAGGACGTCTGGAGTGGTATGAAAGAGGCACTATCTAACGCAATGAATGCTATGAGGAAAATTGTTTCTGATGTTATAAACTCGATAAAAAGACTATTTGATAAATTAGGTGATATAGATCTAGGAGAGGCAGGCCGTGCAATTATCAAGAGTTTTGAAAAGGGACTGCGTTCAGCTTTTGAAAGTGTCAAAAAGTTTATCGGTGGTATTGGTAGTTGGATAAAAGATCACAAGGGTCCAATCCAGTATGATAGAAAACTGTTAATTCCTGCCGGTAATGCAATCATGGGTGGATTAAATGGCGGATTAGTCCATGGATTTAAAGAGGTAAAATCCCATGTTTCTGGTATGGCAGATAGAATCAGTGAACTAATGCAACCAGATATTGGGATTAGCAATATTTCCGGAGCCATCAATTCAGCAAACAGACAGTTGCAAACAGGAATGCAAGCAAGTGTTAGTGGAGATATGACTCTTGCAGCTCAACCGGCATATATCAACCTAACAATGGGCGGTTCTTCGTTCTCAACATTTACTGATGACATTACAAGTCAACAAGATTTAAACATTCAACAACGTTTCGGGAGGGGGTTCTAG
- a CDS encoding distal tail protein Dit produces MYKFRNLDRVSNDDDLFMPTEAMYFMDTDLPIESIVNGYQTVQVSGRELATPELNVHESDYYDGGFILNRRLPTREIKVKYLLAAKNSTEFRYSFNLLNQQLFTREVFKFYFRDEPEYYWIGAVSAVEEFPSGVNEGFSTFTITCIDPFKYPKHPYEITGSGTFTITNEIPYYTQPQEITFNYTDDVQNTYIQDGNGHEIFIEGSYSNRDEVTVIPNDPENKYVYYFGQPTPAKLMYISQIQDFAIKKGSTIVTSRNCSVTIKIGGKLL; encoded by the coding sequence ATGTATAAATTTAGAAATCTTGATCGTGTATCGAATGATGACGATTTATTCATGCCGACGGAGGCAATGTATTTCATGGACACAGACTTGCCGATTGAAAGCATTGTGAATGGCTATCAGACAGTTCAAGTAAGTGGTAGGGAATTAGCTACGCCGGAATTAAACGTTCATGAGAGCGATTATTACGACGGCGGTTTCATCTTAAACAGACGACTACCGACAAGAGAAATAAAGGTCAAATATCTACTAGCTGCAAAGAACTCGACGGAGTTCCGTTACAGTTTTAATTTATTGAACCAACAATTGTTTACACGGGAAGTTTTCAAGTTCTATTTCCGTGATGAACCAGAGTATTACTGGATAGGTGCAGTTAGTGCCGTGGAAGAATTTCCGTCCGGTGTGAATGAGGGCTTTTCAACATTCACGATCACTTGTATTGACCCGTTCAAATATCCAAAACACCCGTATGAAATCACAGGAAGTGGAACGTTCACGATCACAAACGAAATTCCGTACTACACACAACCACAAGAAATCACGTTCAATTATACGGACGACGTTCAAAACACATACATTCAAGACGGGAACGGGCATGAAATATTTATTGAGGGTTCATATTCAAATAGGGACGAGGTAACGGTTATTCCTAATGATCCAGAGAATAAATATGTTTATTACTTTGGACAACCAACACCTGCAAAACTGATGTACATAAGTCAAATACAAGACTTTGCAATAAAGAAAGGTAGCACAATTGTTACAAGTCGAAATTGCTCGGTCACTATTAAAATAGGAGGGAAACTGTTATGA
- a CDS encoding phage tail spike protein, with the protein MTLLYFLDETQSLLGIVDRQLSGTEKIQINKANELDCSIPFSKRNSELAQKSRYVAVPTYANDPDFAHLYSITTFDMTVSEINFKGFETMYEDMTATWVGKIWGKDDTTGLLYVDELLDQLIYALPNEKTWIVGVTPDHDEYEPQSFDDEDVTVSSVLSKAVEDWGFEFDFVYQFQGNTITKRAINVYKQLGEDRTDLHFDVRKDLTGSKYTEDRSGIYTALVGYGATLKIEEPDAPVSDQWNDVPSPGTVKVNKTFAILYTRELVPYTGRRLGQDSEWRTDMYMEKASTHEKYYRVSTNQYVNYIDVDFTAAQDDNEIITDEDNSTTSTGGATTERIVDFTQVEWTSPKAPVNKPKGQGYVEVPSATASYGYSDGSPRIGVVTFDDEVLSSRLLSRTYMKLLTMCTPKRKLETSFNQIGTVGIGDTIYLYDERLDVYVEERITEINRNLLNIHNSTVVAGSTFALTPEARQSGIEDMIRTRIKKYS; encoded by the coding sequence ATGACATTACTTTATTTTTTGGACGAAACTCAATCACTACTCGGAATTGTTGATCGTCAACTTAGTGGAACAGAGAAAATTCAAATCAACAAGGCAAACGAATTAGATTGTTCTATTCCGTTTAGTAAGAGAAATAGTGAGTTGGCTCAAAAAAGCCGGTATGTTGCAGTTCCCACTTATGCAAATGACCCCGATTTTGCACACCTGTATTCCATTACCACCTTTGACATGACAGTTTCAGAAATCAATTTCAAAGGCTTTGAAACAATGTATGAGGACATGACAGCAACTTGGGTCGGCAAGATATGGGGAAAAGACGACACCACAGGGTTGTTGTACGTTGATGAGTTACTGGATCAATTAATCTATGCTTTGCCGAATGAAAAAACATGGATCGTTGGAGTTACGCCCGATCACGACGAGTACGAACCACAGTCGTTTGATGATGAGGACGTAACAGTTAGCTCGGTACTTAGCAAAGCCGTTGAAGATTGGGGCTTTGAGTTTGATTTTGTGTATCAATTCCAAGGAAACACGATCACAAAACGAGCAATAAACGTGTACAAACAATTAGGAGAAGATAGAACCGACCTACATTTTGACGTAAGAAAAGACTTGACCGGATCAAAGTACACCGAGGATAGGTCGGGAATATATACAGCGTTGGTCGGCTATGGAGCAACACTCAAAATAGAAGAACCAGACGCCCCCGTTTCGGATCAATGGAACGACGTACCAAGCCCCGGAACAGTCAAGGTAAATAAGACCTTTGCTATTTTATACACCCGTGAATTAGTTCCATACACAGGCAGACGACTTGGACAAGATAGTGAATGGCGTACAGATATGTATATGGAAAAGGCAAGCACTCACGAAAAGTATTATCGAGTGTCTACAAACCAATACGTCAATTACATTGATGTTGATTTCACAGCGGCACAAGATGACAACGAAATAATCACAGATGAGGACAACTCGACAACCTCGACAGGTGGGGCAACCACAGAGCGAATAGTTGATTTCACGCAAGTTGAATGGACAAGTCCCAAGGCACCAGTCAACAAACCAAAAGGTCAAGGCTATGTGGAAGTTCCGTCCGCAACCGCAAGTTATGGGTACAGCGACGGAAGTCCACGAATTGGTGTTGTTACATTTGATGACGAAGTCCTCTCATCAAGATTGTTGTCCAGAACATACATGAAACTATTAACAATGTGTACACCTAAACGGAAATTAGAAACGTCGTTCAATCAAATTGGGACTGTCGGAATTGGGGACACAATCTATTTGTATGATGAACGGCTAGACGTTTACGTCGAGGAACGAATAACAGAGATCAATAGAAATCTATTAAATATTCACAATTCCACCGTTGTTGCCGGCTCAACATTTGCCCTCACACCAGAGGCAAGGCAAAGCGGTATCGAGGATATGATCCGAACAAGAATTAAAAAATACTCATAG